The following nucleotide sequence is from Gloeocapsa sp. PCC 73106.
ACAAGAGATAGGCGACCGTAGAGGAGAAGCAAGTTCTTTAAACGGTTTAGGCACCGCTTACAGATCTCTAGGGCAGTACCAAGAAGCAATGGATTACCTTCAACAATCCTTGACAATACAACGAGAGATAGGCGACCGTAGAGGAGAAGCAAACTCTTTAAATGCTTTAGGAATTGTTTACAAGTCTCTAGGGCAGTATCAAAAAGCAATGGATTACCATCAACAATCCTTGAAAATACAACAAGAGATAGGCGACCCCTGATTTCCTGCTGCCACAGCAAGAGTAAACAAACCCAAACACAATTGTAGCGAGTGCCTAGTTCTTTGTTTTCGACGCTCATCTGGCATTCCCTCAAACGCTTTAAGACTAATCGTTCGCCCATTTTTTCAAGCGGTAGTGGGCTAAATAGATAAAAAAGCTTGCTCCGCAAAGAGTTGATCTTCCATCGGCAACTTCATTTTAGCCAGAGGCAAAATATTGAGTAGCATAAATAGACTCTGGAATGTTCATCAACCTCAGGATTTTTTGTTGTTCATGATTAAGACAAGATTTACCGTTCGCTCATTTTTTATT
It contains:
- a CDS encoding tetratricopeptide repeat protein yields the protein QEIGDRRGEASSLNGLGTAYRSLGQYQEAMDYLQQSLTIQREIGDRRGEANSLNALGIVYKSLGQYQKAMDYHQQSLKIQQEIGDP